A part of Thermococcus sp. SY098 genomic DNA contains:
- a CDS encoding phosphoribosyltransferase, with product MDKVYLTWWQVDRAIFSLADKLREYKPDVIVGIARGGLIPAVRLSHILGDIELKVIDVKFYTDIGEHAEMPKVVIPIHGDLKGKRVVIVDDVSDTGKTLEVVINEVKKLGAKEIKVACLAMKPWTSVVPDFYVFRTDKWIVFPWEEFPVVVRE from the coding sequence ATGGATAAGGTTTACCTCACATGGTGGCAGGTTGATAGGGCAATATTCTCACTGGCTGATAAGCTTAGGGAGTACAAGCCTGATGTCATTGTTGGAATAGCGAGAGGAGGTTTAATACCAGCAGTGAGGTTGAGCCATATTTTGGGGGATATAGAGCTCAAAGTCATAGACGTGAAGTTCTACACCGATATCGGCGAACATGCAGAGATGCCAAAAGTGGTAATTCCAATACACGGGGACTTAAAAGGCAAGAGGGTTGTTATTGTGGATGACGTCAGCGACACAGGGAAAACGCTGGAAGTTGTTATAAACGAGGTTAAGAAGCTGGGGGCAAAGGAAATAAAGGTTGCATGTTTAGCTATGAAGCCTTGGACTTCAGTTGTGCCCGATTTTTACGTGTTTAGAACTGACAAGTGGATAGTCTTCCCATGGGAAGAGTTCCCGGTGGTGGTGCGGGAATGA
- the thpR gene encoding RNA 2',3'-cyclic phosphodiesterase, giving the protein MRAFIAIDISDNVREKLVQAQDKIARTKAAKIKFVEPENLHITLKFLGEISEEQAEEIKEILQKIAAKYKKHDVRVKGIGVFPNPNYIRVIWAGVEGDEIIKSIASDIERELRKLGFKKDKDFVAHVTIGRVKFVKDKLELAVVLKELANEDFGVFTIDAIELKKSTLTPKGPIYETLARFELKD; this is encoded by the coding sequence ATGAGGGCATTCATAGCCATTGACATAAGCGACAACGTTAGAGAAAAGCTTGTTCAAGCTCAGGATAAAATTGCAAGAACAAAGGCTGCCAAGATAAAGTTTGTTGAGCCTGAAAATCTTCACATTACCCTTAAATTTCTGGGGGAAATAAGTGAAGAGCAGGCTGAGGAAATAAAGGAAATTCTCCAGAAAATAGCGGCAAAATACAAAAAGCATGATGTCAGAGTCAAAGGAATTGGTGTGTTCCCAAACCCCAACTACATTAGGGTAATTTGGGCTGGTGTTGAAGGAGATGAAATTATAAAGAGCATAGCCAGCGACATAGAAAGAGAACTGAGAAAGCTCGGCTTTAAAAAGGATAAGGACTTCGTTGCTCATGTGACAATAGGAAGGGTGAAGTTTGTTAAGGACAAGCTTGAGCTTGCCGTTGTTTTAAAGGAGCTGGCAAATGAAGATTTTGGAGTCTTTACTATTGATGCAATTGAGCTGAAGAAAAGCACCTTAACCCCAAAAGGTCCAATTTATGAAACATTGGCAAGGTTTGAGCTTAAGGATTAG
- a CDS encoding ATP-binding protein has product MEELIGFQNPWWQNKKAIYEDEKVKEALSKKNPIRYTFENRNKIIVGPRQVGKTTYLKLTILDLIEKGISPRSILYFSCDLFKDYRDIVDILRFFSRMQRGEKFVFLDEVTFVEGWERAIKFFLDSPLKKDTTLYITGSSSLGLKKESFPGRPIKVEEFLPLSFRQVVELLNPKLKKELGKITLENYPKAFYENALRLYPFMDELFEAFYFYLSSGGYPKSIFELLEGGEISPNTYEIIYNATIFDVTKLGRSERIALSIILGILKRYGEKFSLNALSKEMEIGSHVTVREYLEIFEELFIGRNYFQTKPNLMTPLFRKERKFYFLDPLILETFSRKFGIEVEIAKKVEGIVGEHIKRNFDTYFFHNTKEVDFVTRDFGIEVKWQNKVKPSDFPRVGIKNKILLSKGKLDFIEERNLAIIPVPLFLVQL; this is encoded by the coding sequence ATGGAAGAGCTGATAGGATTTCAAAACCCATGGTGGCAAAATAAAAAAGCTATTTATGAAGATGAAAAAGTTAAGGAAGCTTTATCAAAGAAAAATCCTATAAGATACACATTCGAAAATAGGAACAAAATAATTGTTGGTCCAAGGCAAGTTGGAAAGACCACATATTTAAAGCTTACAATCCTCGATCTCATTGAAAAAGGAATCAGTCCAAGGAGTATTCTCTACTTCTCTTGTGATTTGTTCAAAGATTATAGGGACATAGTTGATATTTTAAGGTTTTTCTCAAGGATGCAGAGGGGAGAGAAGTTTGTGTTCCTCGATGAGGTAACGTTTGTTGAAGGCTGGGAAAGGGCGATAAAATTTTTCCTTGATTCTCCTCTAAAGAAGGATACCACCCTTTACATAACTGGCTCCTCATCCCTCGGCTTGAAAAAGGAAAGCTTTCCCGGAAGACCAATAAAGGTTGAAGAATTCCTGCCATTGAGCTTTAGACAGGTGGTTGAGCTATTAAATCCAAAGCTTAAAAAAGAACTGGGAAAGATAACATTAGAGAACTATCCCAAGGCATTTTATGAAAATGCCTTAAGGTTGTATCCCTTTATGGACGAGCTCTTTGAAGCGTTCTATTTTTATCTATCATCCGGAGGTTACCCGAAATCTATATTTGAGCTCCTTGAAGGTGGTGAAATAAGCCCGAATACATATGAGATAATTTACAATGCCACTATATTTGACGTTACAAAGCTGGGGAGAAGTGAAAGGATAGCACTTTCAATAATTTTGGGCATTTTAAAGAGATATGGAGAGAAATTTTCTCTAAATGCACTTTCAAAAGAAATGGAAATAGGTTCGCATGTAACTGTCAGGGAGTATTTGGAAATATTTGAGGAGCTCTTCATTGGGAGGAACTACTTCCAAACAAAGCCAAACTTAATGACACCGCTTTTCAGAAAAGAAAGAAAGTTCTACTTTTTGGATCCACTAATCTTAGAAACATTTTCAAGGAAATTTGGAATAGAGGTTGAAATTGCAAAAAAAGTAGAGGGAATTGTGGGAGAGCACATAAAAAGGAACTTTGATACATATTTCTTCCATAATACAAAGGAAGTTGACTTTGTAACAAGAGATTTTGGCATTGAAGTGAAATGGCAAAATAAAGTTAAGCCGAGTGATTTCCCAAGGGTGGGAATAAAAAACAAGATTCTTTTATCAAAAGGTAAGCTTGACTTCATTGAAGAGAGAAACCTCGCAATAATCCCTGTGCCCCTGTTCTTAGTCCAGCTCTAA
- the cca gene encoding CCA tRNA nucleotidyltransferase has translation MEELLDQVLKEIKPSEEERELVERVKGEVKGIAKEIIAVFEYNVEPYFVGSLAKDTYLSGDHDIDLFLAFPLEVPLGELREKGLELAKAIGEKLGKYEIAYAEHPYVRAFYRGFKVDLVPCYSVRNWRDVRTAVDRSILHTEWVLRHLNGRNDEVRLLKRFFKGIDVYGSEIYVKGFSGYLTELLIIKYGSFLEVLENHDFMLRQKIIDLEGWLKKEPEVAMKTVKREADADVPLIIIDPVDPRRNVASALSWERFGIFYFKAKQFLEKPSRNFFFPRQKQKRDYKKLLREKGTKLVTLLFEKPDLIDDLLLPQLEKSAKGFMKALELRGFKVFEAHWGYKNKAFIMLEVDRTEKPRIEIKPGPEFFTERGLRFYSKNQKVWIRGKRLYSEKVVRESIVDVIRDLLEKNQVSLGKQVREHIMQADILINFVPPELSDEAYLFLSREKWNLKG, from the coding sequence ATGGAAGAACTTTTAGACCAAGTTCTTAAGGAAATCAAGCCAAGCGAGGAGGAAAGGGAACTTGTTGAGAGGGTAAAGGGGGAAGTTAAGGGTATTGCAAAAGAGATAATTGCTGTCTTTGAGTATAATGTTGAGCCGTATTTTGTTGGTTCTTTGGCCAAGGATACATACCTATCTGGAGATCACGATATTGACCTCTTTTTGGCTTTCCCTCTTGAAGTTCCATTGGGTGAGCTGAGAGAGAAAGGTTTAGAGCTTGCAAAGGCTATTGGGGAAAAGCTTGGGAAATATGAGATCGCCTATGCTGAACATCCATATGTTAGAGCGTTTTATAGGGGATTTAAAGTTGATTTGGTGCCATGTTATAGTGTAAGGAACTGGAGGGATGTGAGGACAGCAGTTGACCGCTCAATACTCCACACGGAATGGGTTTTGAGGCATTTAAATGGCAGAAATGATGAAGTTAGACTTTTGAAGAGGTTCTTTAAAGGTATTGATGTTTATGGCAGCGAGATCTATGTTAAGGGATTTTCGGGCTATCTCACCGAACTTTTGATAATAAAATACGGCTCATTTCTTGAGGTTCTTGAGAATCATGACTTCATGCTCAGGCAAAAGATCATTGACTTGGAAGGCTGGCTGAAGAAAGAGCCGGAAGTGGCAATGAAAACTGTAAAGCGGGAGGCTGATGCTGATGTTCCCTTAATAATAATTGACCCAGTTGATCCAAGAAGAAACGTTGCTTCAGCTTTAAGCTGGGAAAGATTTGGAATTTTCTACTTCAAAGCCAAGCAGTTTTTAGAGAAACCTTCAAGGAATTTCTTTTTCCCAAGGCAGAAGCAGAAGAGGGACTACAAAAAGCTTTTGAGAGAAAAAGGAACAAAGCTTGTAACTCTGCTCTTTGAGAAGCCGGACTTAATCGATGATCTGCTTTTGCCCCAGCTTGAAAAAAGCGCAAAAGGGTTTATGAAAGCCTTAGAGCTTCGAGGCTTTAAAGTATTTGAGGCTCACTGGGGCTACAAAAATAAAGCCTTCATAATGCTCGAAGTTGACAGAACTGAAAAGCCAAGAATTGAAATTAAACCCGGTCCGGAGTTCTTTACGGAGAGGGGGCTGAGGTTTTACTCAAAGAATCAAAAAGTTTGGATTCGTGGAAAGCGTTTATATTCAGAGAAGGTGGTAAGGGAGAGTATAGTTGATGTTATCAGAGATCTTTTGGAAAAGAACCAAGTTTCTCTTGGAAAGCAGGTTAGGGAGCATATAATGCAAGCAGACATCTTAATTAACTTCGTCCCTCCAGAGCTAAGCGATGAGGCGTATCTGTTCTTAAGCAGGGAAAAATGGAATTTAAAAGGCTAA
- a CDS encoding glycoside hydrolase, giving the protein MFQKFGYHFHAYQPGDIIYIHDGSGWDPIKYSERLSPVSLEIRDIEFKGRNWTRAVIKAYEYVDDTLLLLRKNSVSVDFEPFTLYMILEHKPKIYSQIVETLQTHVEVVPTVPFHPIMPHLSIFEQEILAKISFDFYEPFIRDKSIVGFWLPENVITRKTAGIITEATEKKIVFLLDERQFIGLNIPQAKFSCNTYKCDGKTAFVFGRDHQLSDAFAFNTLDAEGLIRAVSEGRIDVFKENSGIPYLVFLSSDLEALLSNPQQLDKFLKWIRGLEERGVEAVNAVEFVRKKVSGRYRCLHGECSEQFKINVKDYSSWSDYYDLSIDGRTGDMRWTGVRREDNRVIHRWYRGKKVSQLWKFAFTKLFRELNRAVRFGVMDLIKKYSDADSNSIKEFLIRYARIFFREHYEYFDMDTSVDYVTEPVKNADPALTLKLGRIYYIMLLANHSCPRFWENIDTRVTFGNVIAISKALIELIELYMEENSERANFLLLEYMKLLAFPQLYYDYDLFRMKGLEGWETSEEAWFASLKSEVPNSRYNVVTRAALYAGKEDLPRDIRSAIESLYDLKQAVADTGHIPGEVHGRWENREWCEHRGV; this is encoded by the coding sequence ATGTTCCAAAAATTCGGCTATCACTTTCACGCATACCAGCCGGGGGATATAATCTACATTCACGACGGCTCTGGATGGGATCCAATAAAATACTCCGAAAGATTAAGCCCTGTCTCACTGGAGATCAGGGACATAGAATTCAAAGGGAGAAACTGGACAAGGGCGGTCATTAAAGCCTACGAATATGTTGACGATACGCTTTTACTGCTTAGAAAAAACAGCGTAAGTGTTGACTTTGAGCCCTTCACACTTTACATGATACTGGAGCACAAGCCGAAGATTTACTCCCAGATTGTAGAGACCCTTCAAACTCATGTTGAAGTTGTTCCCACAGTGCCATTTCACCCGATAATGCCGCATTTGAGTATTTTTGAGCAGGAGATTTTAGCCAAGATTTCCTTTGACTTTTATGAGCCTTTTATAAGAGACAAAAGCATTGTCGGATTCTGGCTTCCTGAAAATGTCATAACAAGGAAAACCGCAGGAATCATTACCGAAGCAACTGAAAAAAAGATTGTATTTCTACTTGATGAGAGGCAGTTCATAGGTTTGAACATACCCCAAGCCAAATTCTCATGCAACACATACAAGTGCGATGGGAAAACCGCCTTTGTGTTCGGCAGGGATCACCAGCTGAGCGATGCCTTTGCGTTCAACACCTTAGACGCTGAGGGCCTTATAAGAGCGGTTTCTGAAGGGAGAATTGATGTCTTTAAAGAAAACAGCGGCATTCCCTATCTGGTGTTCCTCTCGAGCGACTTAGAGGCTTTGCTCAGCAATCCACAGCAGCTTGACAAGTTCCTAAAATGGATCAGGGGGCTTGAAGAGAGAGGTGTTGAGGCTGTGAATGCAGTTGAATTCGTTAGGAAGAAGGTGAGCGGGAGATACAGATGCCTCCACGGTGAGTGCAGTGAGCAGTTTAAGATCAATGTTAAGGACTACTCAAGCTGGAGCGATTACTATGATCTGAGCATAGATGGGAGAACAGGGGATATGAGATGGACAGGGGTCAGGAGAGAGGATAACAGAGTAATACACCGGTGGTATAGGGGGAAAAAGGTCTCCCAGCTCTGGAAGTTTGCATTTACAAAGCTCTTCCGCGAGCTCAACAGGGCAGTTCGCTTTGGAGTGATGGATCTGATTAAAAAGTATTCAGATGCTGATAGCAACAGCATAAAAGAGTTCTTAATTAGATATGCCAGAATATTCTTCCGTGAGCACTATGAGTACTTCGACATGGACACAAGCGTTGACTATGTGACCGAACCAGTGAAGAATGCAGATCCCGCCCTCACCTTGAAGCTTGGAAGGATTTACTACATAATGCTCCTGGCAAATCACTCATGCCCAAGATTCTGGGAGAACATAGACACAAGGGTAACCTTTGGAAACGTTATAGCCATAAGCAAAGCCCTGATTGAGCTGATAGAGCTTTACATGGAAGAAAACAGTGAAAGAGCGAACTTCTTACTGCTTGAATACATGAAGCTATTAGCATTTCCACAGCTCTACTACGATTATGATCTGTTCAGAATGAAGGGACTGGAAGGTTGGGAGACAAGCGAAGAAGCATGGTTTGCCTCGCTTAAAAGTGAAGTCCCCAACAGCAGGTACAACGTCGTCACGAGAGCAGCGTTATATGCTGGAAAGGAGGATCTGCCAAGGGACATTAGGAGTGCAATAGAAAGTTTATACGACTTAAAACAGGCAGTTGCCGATACAGGACACATTCCGGGGGAAGTTCATGGGAGATGGGAGAACAGAGAATGGTGTGAGCATAGAGGTGTTTAG
- a CDS encoding RAD55 family ATPase, which translates to MHTSHITRISTGVKGLDELIEGGLIPGRVYLITGPPGSGKTTLAFHFLLEGARRGEKGLYVSLIQKPEDVVKDIAKYDPSIFAYIKTWKIILYDLGPVLWRETEKVPTWSSVLFRIKELSETEKIDRLVIDPVTAIEFSVSNPARKKAELARFIRAIEDLGITAYLIGEMTDMDRYTEEHYLTSGVIMMHYFMHKNKMIRAIQILKMRGTKHDMDMKKVVFSDNGIIVFNKSPFEEEV; encoded by the coding sequence ATGCATACCTCTCATATAACAAGAATTTCTACTGGAGTTAAAGGTCTTGATGAGCTTATTGAAGGGGGATTAATTCCCGGGAGAGTTTACTTAATCACTGGACCGCCTGGCAGTGGCAAAACAACCCTCGCATTTCATTTCTTATTGGAAGGTGCCAGACGTGGAGAAAAAGGCCTTTATGTTTCGTTAATTCAAAAACCAGAAGATGTTGTTAAAGACATAGCAAAATACGATCCCTCAATTTTTGCATATATAAAAACTTGGAAAATAATACTGTATGACTTAGGACCAGTTCTTTGGAGAGAAACAGAAAAAGTCCCCACATGGAGCAGTGTTCTTTTTAGGATTAAAGAGCTTTCAGAAACTGAGAAAATAGATAGACTTGTGATAGATCCCGTAACTGCCATTGAGTTTTCAGTATCAAACCCGGCAAGAAAAAAAGCCGAGCTTGCCAGGTTCATAAGGGCAATTGAAGATTTAGGAATAACAGCATATTTGATAGGCGAAATGACAGATATGGACAGATATACCGAAGAGCATTACCTCACAAGTGGAGTTATCATGATGCACTACTTCATGCATAAAAATAAAATGATAAGAGCAATCCAAATACTAAAGATGAGAGGAACTAAACATGATATGGATATGAAAAAAGTTGTATTCTCGGATAATGGGATCATAGTCTTTAATAAATCTCCCTTTGAAGAAGAGGTGTAG
- a CDS encoding MoaD/ThiS family protein, with protein MKVKIRLYGELALKFSPEFEVEIEENLTVGDLLKKLKISDQEYHILVNEKKVKKDYKLKENDHIKLLPVVYGG; from the coding sequence ATGAAGGTGAAGATTAGGCTGTATGGGGAGCTCGCATTGAAATTCTCTCCAGAATTCGAAGTTGAAATCGAAGAAAATTTAACGGTTGGAGATCTGCTTAAAAAGCTGAAAATAAGCGATCAGGAATACCATATACTCGTAAATGAGAAAAAGGTCAAAAAAGATTACAAATTAAAGGAAAATGACCACATAAAGCTTTTACCAGTGGTTTATGGGGGCTAA
- a CDS encoding aldehyde ferredoxin oxidoreductase family protein produces MYGYTGKLIDVDLSRNKIEIIEINEETLKKFYGGRGLGTYILWKELGERWEYVDPLGEENLLLILTGPLTGYYPGIKTAVVSKSPESNGVVGSVLSSEVGIELKASGYDGIIIRGKAKEPVYLFVNDDTIEIRDASKYWGMNGVEVVKTLTKDVHEELKKKEKLKGVPKEPAIMYIGRGGENKVRFAAIMAKLMHAAGYGGFGAVMGSKMLKAVVVKGSKALPQVYDREKFKTMLREFQKELLTLTTFRQWGTGAGGYSVGKDRSSQPVKNWQEEYHDNEEISVVNFELRAWIKKYWADYGCPVNCMKISYLRYDPYKGSITDAPDYELMAYMGTNLGIFEPEKIVYLSYLVDEYGLDGINAGNVLGFAAELYQRGILTKDDLGFELKWGDEKAFAKLLEMIANKEGIGKILAEGTYRAALKISEMKGSDALRYAVHVKGIGVGAHGIRSDLDYTKDISYAASVQGGDHTATAGLPARSYEGELVNAFYDSAVICMFVTKPGFERILEFGNAVTGFDLTPEKWFNEAGLRIIHLQRILLLLGGPDVYWDPRKDDDNPPRFYEPLPSGPVKGKAPTRDDIRGKLKQYYQEIGYDENGIPKEEILEELGIGEAKREVKRIKKRLGL; encoded by the coding sequence ATGTACGGATATACCGGAAAGCTTATTGATGTTGATTTAAGCAGGAATAAGATAGAGATCATCGAAATTAATGAAGAAACACTGAAAAAGTTCTACGGAGGAAGGGGATTAGGTACATATATCCTCTGGAAAGAGCTTGGAGAAAGATGGGAATATGTTGACCCTCTTGGCGAAGAAAACCTTCTGCTCATTTTGACGGGACCTTTAACGGGTTATTACCCAGGTATAAAAACTGCCGTGGTGTCTAAGTCTCCAGAGAGCAATGGTGTTGTTGGAAGTGTTCTAAGCAGTGAGGTAGGAATCGAGCTCAAAGCTTCTGGATATGATGGGATAATAATCAGAGGAAAAGCGAAAGAGCCGGTTTATCTTTTCGTTAATGATGATACAATCGAAATCAGAGATGCAAGCAAATACTGGGGAATGAACGGTGTTGAAGTCGTTAAGACATTAACAAAAGATGTTCATGAAGAGCTGAAGAAAAAGGAAAAGCTCAAGGGTGTTCCGAAAGAGCCAGCAATTATGTATATAGGCAGAGGAGGAGAAAACAAAGTTCGCTTTGCTGCCATAATGGCTAAGTTGATGCACGCTGCTGGCTACGGCGGTTTTGGAGCTGTTATGGGAAGCAAAATGCTCAAAGCAGTTGTGGTCAAGGGAAGCAAGGCTTTACCTCAGGTTTACGATAGAGAGAAGTTCAAAACTATGCTGAGGGAATTTCAAAAGGAGCTTTTAACGCTTACAACGTTCAGACAGTGGGGGACTGGTGCCGGAGGATACAGTGTTGGAAAGGATCGCTCAAGCCAGCCGGTAAAGAACTGGCAGGAGGAGTATCACGACAACGAAGAAATCAGCGTTGTTAATTTTGAACTTAGAGCATGGATAAAGAAGTACTGGGCAGATTACGGCTGTCCAGTTAACTGCATGAAGATATCCTATTTGAGGTATGATCCCTATAAAGGCTCAATCACAGATGCCCCCGACTATGAACTCATGGCATACATGGGAACCAATTTGGGAATCTTTGAGCCGGAAAAGATCGTATATCTATCTTATCTGGTTGACGAATACGGCCTTGATGGTATAAATGCCGGTAATGTTTTAGGATTTGCTGCTGAGCTTTATCAGAGAGGCATATTGACGAAAGATGACTTAGGCTTTGAGCTTAAGTGGGGAGACGAGAAAGCGTTTGCAAAACTTCTCGAAATGATTGCAAACAAGGAAGGAATAGGAAAGATTCTCGCCGAGGGGACTTACAGGGCAGCATTAAAGATAAGCGAAATGAAGGGTTCTGATGCCCTCAGATATGCAGTCCATGTGAAGGGAATCGGTGTGGGAGCACATGGAATAAGAAGCGATTTGGATTACACCAAGGACATAAGCTATGCAGCATCCGTCCAAGGAGGTGATCACACAGCAACCGCAGGTCTTCCCGCAAGAAGCTATGAAGGCGAATTAGTTAATGCATTCTATGACTCCGCTGTGATATGCATGTTTGTTACAAAGCCAGGCTTTGAGCGTATTTTGGAGTTCGGAAACGCTGTTACTGGCTTCGATCTAACTCCAGAGAAGTGGTTCAATGAAGCAGGCTTAAGGATAATCCATCTACAGAGAATTCTTCTCCTGCTTGGAGGGCCAGATGTCTACTGGGATCCAAGAAAGGATGATGACAATCCACCAAGATTCTATGAACCCCTGCCAAGCGGTCCGGTGAAGGGGAAAGCACCAACAAGAGATGACATTAGGGGGAAGCTCAAGCAGTATTACCAAGAGATTGGCTACGATGAAAACGGTATTCCAAAGGAGGAAATTTTAGAAGAGCTCGGTATAGGAGAAGCTAAGAGAGAAGTTAAAAGAATCAAAAAGCGTTTAGGGCTTTAA
- a CDS encoding 4Fe-4S dicluster domain-containing protein: MSEEAKSEERIWILITPDKCSGCRLCEVACSLEHEGIIWPEASRIRIYELLPGVNVPHTCVQCPDYPCVNACNFGALAVDENTGAVLVNEEKCTECGACVLACPGKVPRIPAGKGSVVICDLCGGSPKCVEVCHEAGHDALTLVRGNYRSIYRTFAKEPVEKSMSLARKMYGEDFLR; encoded by the coding sequence ATGAGCGAAGAAGCAAAAAGTGAAGAAAGGATATGGATACTCATAACTCCCGATAAATGCAGCGGCTGTAGGCTGTGTGAGGTTGCATGTTCTCTTGAGCATGAGGGCATAATATGGCCCGAGGCTTCTCGCATAAGGATCTACGAGCTCTTACCTGGTGTGAACGTTCCTCACACATGTGTTCAATGCCCTGATTATCCCTGCGTCAATGCCTGCAACTTTGGTGCATTAGCTGTTGACGAAAATACAGGAGCAGTTCTTGTTAACGAGGAAAAGTGTACAGAGTGCGGAGCCTGTGTTTTGGCATGCCCAGGAAAAGTTCCGAGAATTCCAGCAGGAAAGGGCAGCGTCGTTATCTGCGATCTATGCGGTGGAAGCCCAAAATGCGTTGAGGTGTGTCATGAAGCTGGTCACGACGCTTTAACGCTTGTTAGAGGCAACTACCGCTCAATATACAGGACATTCGCAAAAGAACCTGTTGAAAAGAGCATGAGTTTGGCAAGAAAAATGTACGGGGAAGATTTCTTGAGGTGA
- a CDS encoding DMT family transporter, whose product MKKAELVLLGITAIWGFTFPAMKVSLDYVSPILFLAYRFGIASLLMLLIFRDRVLQTDTVKEGFILGMTLFFGHGFQIIGLKYTTASNSAFITSLYVVFTPFIAYIAYFILKDKLELRDFVSLIFAVIGLYLISGASLKFNKGDLLTVLCALSFAFQIVLVQKFGERDYLSLAFWQIFWNFMFSLIYSVIFEGIRYPSGYLPWLGILYTSVFATVIAFTLQIKYQKETKAHRAALIYSAEPIFGHISALLTIREVLTLKGYAGAALILGAIWNEIRNERD is encoded by the coding sequence ATGAAAAAGGCGGAACTTGTACTTTTGGGAATAACTGCAATATGGGGGTTTACATTTCCAGCAATGAAAGTCAGTCTTGACTATGTCTCCCCGATTCTCTTTTTAGCATATCGTTTTGGTATTGCATCTCTTCTGATGCTTCTGATATTCAGAGATAGGGTTTTACAGACTGACACAGTTAAAGAGGGTTTCATTTTGGGCATGACGTTGTTTTTTGGACATGGGTTTCAAATTATTGGCTTAAAATATACAACGGCATCCAACTCAGCTTTTATAACATCCCTTTATGTCGTTTTTACTCCATTTATAGCTTATATAGCTTATTTCATTCTTAAAGATAAGCTTGAGCTTAGGGATTTTGTCTCGTTAATCTTCGCAGTTATAGGACTCTATTTAATCTCCGGGGCGAGTCTAAAGTTCAACAAAGGAGATCTGCTAACAGTTCTATGTGCACTTTCTTTTGCATTTCAGATAGTTTTGGTTCAGAAATTCGGGGAGAGGGACTACCTAAGTTTAGCATTCTGGCAAATATTCTGGAACTTTATGTTCTCGTTGATATATTCTGTCATCTTTGAGGGCATAAGGTATCCTTCCGGATATCTCCCCTGGCTGGGCATTCTCTATACATCGGTATTTGCCACGGTAATTGCCTTCACCCTTCAAATCAAGTATCAGAAGGAGACCAAAGCCCACAGAGCGGCATTGATTTATTCAGCGGAGCCGATATTTGGACATATATCTGCTTTATTAACTATCAGAGAAGTTTTAACTTTAAAGGGCTATGCGGGTGCGGCTCTTATACTTGGAGCAATATGGAACGAGATAAGAAATGAAAGAGATTAG
- a CDS encoding DUF116 domain-containing protein, whose protein sequence is MSLENTIAKLFALGADLSTRNAVRMALSLISEDEELTDQIYVELKNKAYKEDFAKVPVQKRAVFIPQCLRNIKECPAEFDSYGWKCTKCGKCVIGDIIEYGEKLGYRQFYITPGGSLVKKILKEKVPKGEIRAAIGIACWPELAEAAEKLAPLKIPLQAVPLLKAGCINTIVDIEKVKDVLRIGIADGEEKAELSASMMRRPAVS, encoded by the coding sequence ATGAGCTTAGAGAACACCATAGCCAAACTCTTCGCTCTTGGGGCAGATTTGAGCACAAGAAATGCAGTGAGAATGGCGCTTTCTCTCATAAGTGAAGACGAGGAACTTACAGATCAAATCTACGTTGAGCTTAAGAATAAGGCGTACAAGGAGGACTTTGCAAAGGTACCCGTCCAAAAAAGAGCCGTTTTCATACCTCAATGCCTAAGGAATATCAAAGAATGTCCTGCAGAATTTGATAGCTATGGATGGAAATGCACCAAATGCGGTAAGTGCGTAATTGGAGACATCATAGAATACGGAGAAAAGCTTGGCTACAGACAGTTTTACATAACCCCGGGGGGAAGTCTGGTCAAGAAGATCCTCAAAGAGAAAGTTCCAAAGGGAGAAATAAGAGCTGCTATTGGAATAGCGTGCTGGCCTGAGCTGGCAGAAGCTGCAGAAAAGTTGGCACCTCTAAAAATTCCCCTTCAAGCGGTCCCCCTGCTGAAGGCAGGGTGCATAAACACAATTGTCGATATTGAGAAGGTTAAGGATGTTCTCAGGATAGGCATAGCAGATGGTGAAGAAAAAGCAGAACTTTCTGCAAGCATGATGCGAAGACCTGCTGTAAGCTAA